TTGAGGTGGCTAATGGTGCCAGGCACTGCTCTGCGCACTGCCAGGATGTCCAAGGATTTCTGCAAAGCTTGCTCTGCCTCAGTAGCCACACATGGCATCACCCCACTgacttcccagctctgtccacCCCCACTCAAGGGGCTCACAGATCGTGACACAGGAACCATCATATAGAAATTGGAAGGACCAATACGCAGCTTCTGGATGTCCAGTGAACCCCCAGCTGTCTTCTCTCCAACAGTGATAGCTCTGTTCATGTGCTTGAGGATGTAAGCCACATCTTCAGCCACTCCTGTGGTGTGATGGCTGATCAGAACAATGACATCTTTGTCTTTGCCATACCTCTCTCCCAACACCTTTGGAAGCGTCCATATCTCTGTGGTGGTGTTGGAGGGACGATTGTATACGGTCTCAACATGCAGCCTCTTGCCTTGCTCATGCAAGTATGAGATGATGAAGGGGAGGCCAGAAATATGTCCCCCAGTGCTGTGACGAAGATCTATCACCAGGGCAGATGTCTCTACCAGTGTCTTCCAGACCCTGTCCACGAGAAAAGTTCCAACTTTCTGCACAACTTCCTCTCCTATGATATAATCAATCCTCAGGTAGCCGACATTGCCCTCCAGCTTGTCATACATGATCACATGTTCAATAAGATTCAGGAGCTGCTCACGGGGAAGGGAACCCTCAGCTTCTTGTTTGGGAATTGCATGTGGCAGTGGCTCGTAGGAAATTACCAGTCTTGGGTCATTCAGTGCACCCTGCACTCCAGCTGTCAAGACACTGGCCAGCATTTTTGGATCTGAGACGTCCAGGATCTCTCCACTCTTGATTGCTTGTTCAATGGCTTCTTGCATTCCCACTAGGTTTTCAGGATAGCAGTAATTGTCCAGAAGGACTTTAGCCATGTCCAGCACTAGAGTTGGCTGAAAGATTTCCTCAGCAGGTATGCTGCACACGATCAGTGCTGAAAACAGCAAGAGATGTGTCTTGATCATTTTGTCTTTGTATGGAATAGAGAAGAAGTCAGATGCTCTTATCGATCAAGATGAACATACTGTCCTGCGACTCTGAATCACACTGAAATCCCTGTGTTGAATCCAGGTGCACTGAACAGATCTTTTATCTGCATTAAACCTTTAATCTCATTAAAATGGAGTGCATCATCCAAAGTGCACCAATAGATGAAGTTCAGCTCCTTACTACTTCACAGGCCTCTTATGAAACAGTAATAAACTTCAATCATCAAGGAAGATCTTTCTAGCAGTTAATTGTTTCCAAAAGGTAATACACTGTCTGTGGCAAACTGGTCCTGGCTTATCCTGAAAGTGGGTTGTTTAAATGCAATGCTGATTTTAACCACAGTTAGAACAGCAATCATCCTGCCTTTTACCATTTTTTATGAACTGCTTATATGAAGAGATTCTTCAGTGACTAAGCTGTAtcaatatttaatattctttcAAAAGTTGTTGACAATACATTGTCTTTGGTGTTTTCTAGTCTGAGCTGCAAAGGACTGTTCTTACATTCCATGACTAAGGGCTCCAAACAAGGAACTCCAGACGTTTAGCACAGCTCATAAAATCCAAGGTAATGACAgccttttaatttctgtgctgaGAATTGCCAGCATTTTAAACAGGACTTTGAAACACATTTGCCTCAACATAATACAGCTAAATCTGAGATGACTTTAATCTTCACAATTTGCACTCAATTAGGATTTACTTGTAATACTGTTGGGTAACATATGGTCATGTCTGATGACAGCTCCCAGCCAATAGACTTCAGGCTCAACATACCAAAATAGAATGTggtgggggggggttgttttcaACTGCTCACAATGTATTTGAGACCCTATTGTACTAATAGTTTGAAAGAGGATCAGAATATACAGGATGCAGGCTGTACCCACTCTGAACTCCAGTACGACATGCCAAAGATATACAAGAACAGACTCCTGGCttcaaatttgaaattaatttctcccccagcccctctgcttgCTGGAGGTAGCTACAAGAATAGACTCTGAAATCTGGGAAGAGCATGTTTTTGTACTCCTGTCAAAATGTTGCTGCATGTGGAGGGAAGAGTCTAGAGATGGTCTAAGCCTGTCTGGATGCACTCTGTCAGTGTCATGTGTGAGTGTCCTGAATGAAGCCAGCTACTCACAACTTTCAGCTCACTGTGCAAAGGGTATTACAGATGTTATATACAAGGTGCTAACAGTCACCTCATCTTACTCAGAATGTAACAGACATAGATGAATTGCCATGAAGACAATAGTCAGAAAGGACACAAGAACAGACAGCAACTGAGTATTTTTAATCAGTGTGCCAGATATCAGCTGTGCCTTCCATACCTAAATGAAGTCTATCTATCTCTGCTAAACTCTTTATAACACAATTTTTTCTGTAGCATTTAAGGAAGTATTTCCACAGTTGAACAACATTCTTCTCCAGTGAGGCCTAATCTAGAggttaaaaatcacaaaatggtACTTTCCTGCTTGTGACTTATATAATAAtaagattaggaaaaaaaccttttctctattttcctgacatttattttgctttttatgacAGTCTATAAAGATTTTCGCATCAGAAGAGCTGGACACTGTAGCTGAGCTTCTTATGAAGAGAAGATACTGAGAAATATTTATGGAATTGTGATTAGATAAGGCAAAACCCCACAGGTCAATTTGTTTCTCAAGTTAGGCACATTCATTCTTATTTACTTTATCATTGCCATATACAAACAACACCAGCTTCACAGtgtaaatgtaaaatgtttttttttccaacacacACAATTTAAAATGCTAGGACAGtggaaaaaacctatttttccTTATTGTATATGTTCAGTAATCTATTTCTATTGAAATTCAATACAAATATTTAGTATGTATTTCTGAATTCAATATGACATGCAACATTCACTGCTACCTTGGTAATTCTTTAAAGAAGGCATTAGAAGTTGTGAATCCTTTCTGTGTGCTGTGAATTCCTCAAGATTTGGAGAATGACTATTTGTTACTAATTTTGAGGCACATGTAGCTTAAATTTTTATCAAATATGTTGTTTAATGCAAGTCCGTTCACTGGACTCTGAATAACCAGATCCAAAATATAACTCTACCATCTAGTTTAATTTATAATATAACCCAAGCCAAAttcttattttgatttttagtttTGAGTAGACCTGAATAGCTAAGACCTAGTTTTAGATTTTATAACTCATAAAACTTTATGATCCTTTAAAATCTGTCCACaagtatttcattttctgatttcCTGTGGGTATGAACTTCCCACATACTCTGAAAAGAGGTATTTTTTATCTGTCCCAGACTAGTCTGCATGCAGAGTCTGCATTATTCAGATCACATGCTAAAAATCTTCCATAGGtgcaaaatgaaatgtttttctgcatATTATTTACTTTCTGTATTCTGCTCCAATATTCCTAGTTCCCATATGCAGCTGGTCTCACCATTTCCTCATCAGACTCATGAAGATATTTGGTGACTGGCAAGCCGCAGTAGCAGGACACTCATCTGAAGGTGGCAGCAAGAGCACTTTTTTGACTGGCAGAGATGCCAACAGGATAAAGGTGAAAGTTGGAATAAGCTACTTTTGGCTTTAGTAAAGCCTTCTAATACAgccatattttaaattatatgtaCGAATTAGAATTAATTTAAGGTGATACCTGGCTTCCAAATGCTGAGAGGCAGAGCTTATTAGCTCAAGCACAGGACTAtgctaatgaaatatttaatgcttCCAGGACTTCAAGAAGTATTTCTAGACAAACCTCGACTGCCTTTTATAGATGTACAAGTCTGGGTCGGTACAACTTCATAGCTGTCTGTGACAAGCATGACTGGATTGCATAGGTATGGTTTTAGAGTGTctattctgttctgttcttgTACTGTTTGGTACAAAGGAAACCTTGTTCCTGAGTAGGCTTTCTAAGCccctgagaaataaaaagaattaataatatcACCCTTAGATTCCTTTCTAATTCCCATGCCAAAAGAAGTAATGTTAGATTTTTGTCCCAAGGTTTTTCACTTCTTATGCCATACAAACTTTTATAGATTAAAATTAAAGTTGGAAGTTTTCTTTCACATGAttttaatattgaaatatttccattttatgaaaGTGGAAATAATATTCTGTGTTGCTTAATAATTACATttgtaataagaaaaaaacttaaTCCTTGGGGAGATTGGATTGCGGGAAAcgaaaggaaatggaaaaggaaggaaaggaaaggaaaggaacaggaaaggaaggaatggaaggaaaggaaggaaggaatgaaaggaaaggaaagaattcACTCCCTTACCTtacttcccttcttccttcccttcccttcccttcccttccattACCCTCCCTTCCCTTCGTCTTTTTACagtgatgaaggaaaaaaacaaaaaaaacaagaatGAGAAGATGATTTATATTGTTGATTGTAAGATTGAGTGAAGGttagaaaaaaaaggcatattcCCATTTTTGAAATCTCTCTAATTTCAGCCAGGATTCAGGCGGAAGAGGTTCATCACAGTTTATGGCGCACAGCTGTGATTAAACTCACATTAACCAGCTCCAACTGAACAGATGAACTACTATATTCTAGATAAATAGAAGATTCAGGAGGTCAtcaagaaaatgcatttgaaatatGCAACCTGGCCTCGTTCAGAAACATACTTTTGAATGTGCAGTCCCTGAAGAATTGGTATATTACGTCATTGCATTATATTATCTGTATTCTCTACATCCTCCATTTTGGATAGATTTATGTGTTTATTCAGCACAGCACATCAAGCAGAGTTAGTCAGTCATAAATGCTGAATATTAAATacttgtcctagggtgactttataaTGCTTGTATCTgcaatcatctgttctgtttgtacTGtaatattgagttctgtgcctttaaaacTAGTTCTGAGAAAGAAGCTGTGCAGAATTTCTTTCAGATACTGCatgactcctacacattctttCTCCCTGATGGTGTTGTCTACATCAGAGACGGACTgtgggacagagatctcctgtgcttttagttagtttcagctagctagggcagagaagatccctagactgtttttcttcctttttcttaggACTTTTAAACCTGCTCCAGACTGAAAAACTCAGAGGAGCACCGGGAGCTTGCACCTGCTGCCTGCTAGAGCCTGGACCTctggagggactgataagagattGATCAAGCTGAGGTACCCACAGCAAAGACTTTATAAATTTGCCAtctcatttcagaaaaatgaaaaattttattatttcatattattcattctttatgcttgtgggcagtttgtttgttaaataaacagttttttccacttttctctgaggaagttctttccaAGACCAGTTGGAgaaggggccatttgggtttgcttcccagagggaccctATTAGAAGGATTTCTCCCAAATTGGCCCTAAACCAAGACAACACTCTGTCAAGCCTTCCTATTCCAGGGTTATATTTGAAACAGTGAGTGGTCCAGTCACCCACAGCAGGCTTTGTTTAGTGGCCATCACGGATGGCTGCCACCAAACCAATCTGATTCCTGCAGATGGTTCAGCTGATGCCCCTGATGACttgtcctggccctgctgcccgcCTTGCTGGTGTGTGGCCCCTTTAGCTGGGCAGCTGTAAAGGACTGGCTTTCTTGGAGGCTGCTGGGTCAGAGGCTTTGGTTGCCAGCCCGGCACAAAGGGCCAGGCTGCCGGGATgctgctccttcagctcctttgGTGCGCTGGGAGTGCCAAGGCCTCTCTGAGGGCTAATGGTGGGTGCGCCAGGCTCGGCCAAACCAAACACCTCAGCAAGGGGatgagcacagccagggctaCACTGAAGTGATCCTCCTTGTCAGGCTTTCAGCTGAATTATAACTGATAGTCCAGCAGAAGCTTTAAGGAAGAtgacagagaagaaagaggTGCAGCTTAGGACAAAGTGTTTCGGAGGGTGCCAGGAGGAAGAAACCAGGGAAGACAAGGCAGTGGGCCAGCTTGGAGGCACGGAGAGGGCAAAAGATGCTGCGGGCAACCCAGAGCGAGATGGCAGGAGACAGCTTTATGCTGAGAGGCATTAAGGTACTGTGGGAGGGACGGGAAGAAAACGTGTGGGAGCGGCAGTGGCGTGGGAACGCAGGGGGCGCAGCAGCGCCGCAGCCGGAGGTGGCCCGGGGGCAGCGCGGGCGCCCGGCCCGGGGTCTCGCTCGGGCCGGCCCGGCCGTGCCACCGAGGCAGCGCTCGGAAAAAGCACTGATGGCTGAGGGCAGGCCGTGGGTGGCTCTGAGGCCGCCGGTGGGCTCCAGTGAGAGCCggggcggcgcggagcgggtGTGCGCCTCGGACAGGCTGAGTCCCACCCGGCAGGCGGAGAgcacagctccgagcccctCGGGAATTGCCGAGGGACCTGCCTGTTTCCGAAAGCTGAACACTCAGCAAATGCTGCGCTGGGAAGTTAACAAGAGAGAAAGGACGTGGTCGTCACAGGCAATGTCCCGTTAGCTCTTCGGAGCAGCCAGAGAGGATGTGGAGCACTCCCGCAGTCCGAGGACAGGGTCTTGCCTCACAGACATTGCTCACTTACTATGTTGGCTTTGCCAGCTTAGTATGTGTTTCTACCTATACCTTGCGACTCTTAGCAGTAACAAAGCCATTCATTGCTGTCTGTGAGGAGTTACTGCAAGGTAACTGATATTTCCTGGAGTTCACAGTGTGTGGCGATGTGGACCTCCTGGGTGCATGGCCACACACCTGTGTGCATTACCTGTGTGGTAAAGGCCAGGCTCTGACGAAGCTGCAATcacctgtgctgggagcagcgtTAACCATGTAAGGCATAGCTGTGTCTGAAGCGATGGGTTTCCCTTAGAGGCCATCttaaacattttattctgaACATCAGGAATTGGTAATTTACCTCAATGTTTCTATATTGATAGGATCTTTACAGTATAAAGGAATCTGAGCAGATCCTAGCCAAACACCTCCAGATTCCCATAAGGCTATTGCCTCTTCACCTGTAGAGAAGAACAGTGAAAATGgagacattttttgttttagtgaCTGCTGATTCTGTATTGTTAAGTTGCATCAGCTGCTTTCCTGTGTTGAGACATGGCATGGAGGAGTGGGTGAGGTCAGAGGACACTGTGTCTGCTGCGTACACAGACAAGGTGGGAAGCTATGTAAAAATAGCACCAGCTATATCTTCTGACCAGCCTCCACCAGCTTACCATGTTTATCTATGCAGACTGAAGTGCTATAGGTTAGCCTTAAAATTGGCTGTGGAGTTAGCTGGTGAGTCTGATGTTACAGGACAATTACACAGATAGGTAACAGGCCTGAGAAGGAGCACATACATCAGTCTTGTGTTTATGTTAAACAaataagttttaattttaactgtGCATCGGCTGAACACTGCACAAGCCCCAACCTGCTCCTCAGTAACAGCAAGTTGCTGGTCAACATTCATAATCCAGTTATGAGAGAGAGGTTTCTCAGTGTCCAGTGGGGGCCAGCTTGAAGCAGGGGCAAGATGCTTACCTGTTCTTCACTGCCTGTAAACTCTCTAGAACCATCATGACCACCTGGCTGACTTGTATCTGAAAGCATTTGAAACCTGAGCGATCtcaaacaattatttaaaataaaatgagcagAACATAAATCAAGCTGCTAAATGTAAAGCCAAACATCAATTTGACATGCACTTCTGCCATCTGAAGGTAGCAGCAGCTGTTGCCACTACTGGGTTCTCATTTCTTCTTGACCCTGTTCATTACCTTATGCAAAGATTCATGTTTCATTTCACTACCATGCCGACAAAAATGTCAAGCCAATAAGCATATGATCATTAAAGCTGGCTGGAAGctcaactgatttttttcactgaaatataaaaacaaCTTCTAGTTCAGTTTTGTGATGGGATTTGTAGGTCTTCTCTGGAATTCTGATTGCATAGCTAGGAGCTGAGGTTTTGATCCAAAATatgtttggggtattttttttcgCCCAGCCAAATAAGGGAAGTAAAGATCAATGTTTGACTTCAGAATGTAACAcacacccccctgccccccaccccccagcCCAATTCTTGAGAATTTACCTCTGTGAAGGTTTTTCTCATTTCccaatttttcatttaattatggACAAAGTCCTGTATTCAGTGAAGTCAAAATATAACTAGGACCTTGTGTTTAGATGACTGGAGGGCATTTAGCTACAATTACATTGACACCAGGGTGAATAAGTCTTCTAATGTGATTCCACCAAGTCCATGTTTGGTTGTTTCTGTCACTTAAGAGAAGTTTTGCAAAATATCGGGAGCTTAGGAGAGAGGAACAAAATAGGGAGAGAATAAAGGGGGGGTCTGGTAGGAGGAAGACATAAAGATGACTGTAATATGACAGAAGCCAGTGGTAAAATGATTACTGCTGTGGGAAACTTAAGAGGTTAATGGCATGCAGCTAGGGACGTATAGAGTTTGCATGGACCCACATCTCAGATCTGATCCAATTGCAGACCAGTTCTAAAGAAAAAGACTATAAATCAGTTCAAGAATTCTAGTGAATCGTGCTTTGTGCTCATGGTTTGTGATCTAACCAGAAGTTCATGATGGAATTACAactgctctgctcccactcACCTGCTATTTGCTCTGTATTAGGTTAACAACAGTAAATAAACTGTGTATTGGATTTCAAGCTGACCTGTTCATGCCAAATGAATTTGTCTTGCCCACAGGCTGTCCTAATTCAAAACATATGTATCAATTTAAATTCTGTCCTTTCCATATATTAGGGTACTGTTTACATTTTTGCATCATCAATATTCTTCACCTTTTTGAACCGATGTGTAGTTTGTTAAGGCTTTGGTTCAAAAGGTTTCTCAGGTAGATGTATGTTAGCTGGTGAAGGAGTAGAAGTGAGGTGCACTATGGTGATGTTTTGCGGCACTTACACCTGTCACTTGCAACCAACAGAAGACAGTTTGTCCTTTTACAGGCACAACCTCCATTAGCATCAAAGGAAGCTTACCTTAATTGCAGGAAAAATGGGGTCCTTGTTTAGTGAAAATATAATTGGAGTCATAAGAATGATAGTATGATAGTATATTTCTCATACAGCAATGTAATAGGACACAGgagttttccatttttcccagTCTTCTAAGGGATGAAAGAATTTTGTATGTAAAATAGAGTTTCTCctaagaagaaatttttaaaaaatcagaacctcATGCAAGCCTCTGAACAACAAATTTAGGCCCCTATATAAGCAGCCTGGGCTTTTCAAaagtgctgagctctgccaaCCCCCACTGCTCTTAGGATACAGCTTCTGAGGCTGGACATCATTTGACTGCATGTTCTTGCAAAGAAATACTAAGAATATGCAGTAGGTCAAAGTGGCTCCTTATCTTTGTGCGGCGATaagggctgctgctcctcctagGAAACAGTGTCTTAGAAGCGGAAGGCTGCACTTCTTATCATTCAAGTATGTGCCATAAAGGGGTAAAAATAGGGACACTGAGGATAAGAAAGCTGAGACTAAGGCACCTGCTACCCACAGAAGGAAACTTGGGAATGAAATAAGTGAGAGTCTCTTCTGTTTTGAATACTGCAAATCTTCACTTACAGGAACAAATAATTTGCCTGTAAAAGCCTCTGAGATTACTGATATGAGAAAAAGCTTCCTGGATTTAGATTTCTGACTTTATCATGCAGACAACGTTCCATTTACTGAGTTTTACTGAAGTTGAAAATGTCAGAGTTGTCTGAGAGAATTAGATTTCAAGAGCTGTTAAACATTTGAAGAACAACCTAAACTCCCATTGAAAATCCTCTAGTTTGTGACCTAAATACTGTTGATTAAACAGAAAGTTTGAAATAAGGCATTGACTTTGTATCACTGTCACCAGATAATGCATAGTTCAGTCAATCTCACAGTATTTTAATCCAGTATTCACTTTGCCATGATATATAATGCAGGCTATTTACAATGATTGCCATTCTTTAAATGCCAATTTTCCCTTAAAACAAGCAGCAACAACCAGCCCCATACACTGCTCCAAATGTTGTTTGCAATGGTCTTCATTTGCATCGCTATTGTACAGATTTACATAGGACAGAAAAAGGGGATGTTCCTACTCTTAGAGATTCTGCCTTGTTTACTACCTGCAGCCACATTCTGCCACTTTCATCCCTTCATAGTTATATATCAAAGTGGGAACACCAGCATCATCCTTATAAAGAATGGAAATTGAATCCAGTTTGGTTGGAACACAACAGGCCTTGGAGGCTTttttgggattttggagatgCACCAGAGTTTGGACAATAGCATGTTTAGTTGGGGTGACGTTATCTGTCAGAGGGAAGAAACAACCTCCTTTACACTCAAAAGCCTCATAATCTTTTGGTGCAATGATCCAGGAATCCCAGCCAATCTCTTCAAAGTTCACATGGAGGGAAGTTCTCCTGCAGTGGTTGGCTCCAACGCTTCTCTTGCTTCTGGAGGAGTGCCGGTGGGATCCAGTGATGGCCTTTACCTCTCCCTGTTGTTCCTCTTCAGATGAAGTGTTGTTCTTCCCTAGTTTCTTGAGCACACTTTCTTGTTCATGAACAATCATCTCGCGGAGCTCCACTTTAGTCTCTTTTGTCCCATTGCTGCGGTCATTGGAGAACACTATTAACAGGGGCAGATTTTTAGTGTCAGGGGTAACACTGACATCCAGCTTCCCACAAGTAAAACCACTCAGAGCTTTAGTCTCTATAACAACCTCCAGCTTATTTTTAGTCTCCAGTTTGTCTGCCCTGACCCATCTTTTTACAGCACTGGACACTTCAAACATCTTCCAACCACATTCCTGGATATTGTGGGAGACAAGGGAGGATTTGGTACTTTCTGGGTTTCCCCAGTGGCCATCATCTAGAACATCATAAATTACCATCTTGCCTTCCAGCCTAGAGAGAGACCCAACTTCCCTTTGACAGGAGATATAAATTCTCAGTTCAGCTCTTGTGATTTCCTCATATTGTGGAATAGAGATGTTGAAgaacaaaatgtgtttctgaaatGGGTTTTCTTCTGGTGAATCTAAGGAAACAACATCTGcaacaggaaattaaaacatGTGGTTACAGTGCTTCTGACTGTCCAAGTAACAGGATTTTGAAAGACTCAGGGTGTATTTTGGGGATAAAATAAGAACATGGTaacacaacattaaaaaaaaaaaaaaaaaatcctgtcttcTGGCCAAGTTTCAAGGGCAAAGAGTGAAAAGAGGAAATGCAAGTCCCTGATGTTGGTAGTATTTTACTGTGATTGCATAGCCAGATGAGTGTGTGGAAGGAAGCATGAAGAGGCTGCCTAGAACAAACTATGGATGATACTGGGCGTACAAAGTACATAAATAAGGCAGGTGCAGAGTTTTCAGATTTGGCAATTTGCTAAAGATATTTTTACACAAAGAAtttgtaaaaaaccccaaagatttCCTACTCTTATAATCATGCACGGGATGAACTGCTCTAATATACATATTTACTTGTCTTTAAGTGGCTGTGCtgaggctttttttgttgtattcAGATGTTTGAAAGCAGCTTAGACTGCGAGTTTGGGGAAAtggaaaactttttaaaatcctgaaTTGAAGCTCCAGTGGCAGTCTGAACTAGGATTTGGTGATAAACAGCCCAGGTCCCAGACTGTTCCTGTGATTTTGTGTGGATTTGTTCACGTTTGTTTGTTGTCTCCAAATCTATGTGCAGTACCAGCAACTCTGCCTTGGGAGGGGCAAATATTTGGCTGGCAGATGAGATTGGTAGTGTTTGAAAGTCACCCCTGATGTCTATTAAATGCTCAATGTAAACTAACTGCTTAACCATGACTGGGTTTTTAGGGCAATTTTAATTGGCTGTTGCTACCATTTTTTTCAGATCATTTACCCTCTAAAGTAGTGTGAAGGGAGAGTGAGATATGGGAACTATAATCTACATCCTATTGTTGagatttctttctatttcaggACTAGGGACACTAGTTTGGGAATCTGGAGTTCTCTGTAGTGTTGTTACCTGTGTATGTctatttttcaaatgaa
This portion of the Hirundo rustica isolate bHirRus1 chromosome 8, bHirRus1.pri.v3, whole genome shotgun sequence genome encodes:
- the GDF2 gene encoding growth/differentiation factor 2, giving the protein MHCFGVLAALSVFNIIACLTRGKPLEDWDRLSAMGKSDAHFHDPGEVEDETHFNFKSFLENMKMDLLRSLNLSKVPSQVKTKEEPPQFMIDLYNRYAADKSSIPASNIVRSFSTEDVVSLDSPEENPFQKHILFFNISIPQYEEITRAELRIYISCQREVGSLSRLEGKMVIYDVLDDGHWGNPESTKSSLVSHNIQECGWKMFEVSSAVKRWVRADKLETKNKLEVVIETKALSGFTCGKLDVSVTPDTKNLPLLIVFSNDRSNGTKETKVELREMIVHEQESVLKKLGKNNTSSEEEQQGEVKAITGSHRHSSRSKRSVGANHCRRTSLHVNFEEIGWDSWIIAPKDYEAFECKGGCFFPLTDNVTPTKHAIVQTLVHLQNPKKASKACCVPTKLDSISILYKDDAGVPTLIYNYEGMKVAECGCR